Proteins from a single region of Cytophagaceae bacterium:
- the tuf gene encoding elongation factor Tu codes for MAKENFDRSKPHVNIGTIGHVDHGKTTLTAAITTVLAKKGLAAVRDFSSIDNAPEEKERGITINTSHVEYQTDNRHYAHVDCPGHADYVKNMVTGAAQMDGAIIVVAATDGPMPQTREHILLARQVGVPQLVVFMNKVDLVDDPELLELVEMEIRELLSFYKFDGDNIPVIQGSALGGLNGEPEWVAKIEELMDAVDNWIPLPARATDKPFLMPVEDVFSITGRGTVATGRIETGIINSGESVDILGMGAEGLKSVVTGVEMFRKILDRGEAGDNVGLLLRGIDKDQIRRGMVICKPGSVKPHTKFKAEVYVLSKEEGGRHTPFFNKYRPQFYFRTTDVTGEIFLPENVEMVMPGDNITITVNLINAIAMDKGLRFAIREGGRTVGAGQVTEIIE; via the coding sequence ATGGCAAAAGAGAATTTTGACCGTAGTAAACCTCACGTAAATATTGGTACTATAGGTCACGTTGACCACGGTAAAACTACATTGACAGCCGCCATCACTACAGTTTTGGCGAAAAAAGGTCTTGCAGCTGTTAGAGACTTCTCGTCTATTGACAATGCTCCTGAAGAGAAAGAGCGTGGTATCACCATTAATACTTCTCACGTTGAGTATCAGACAGACAATCGTCACTATGCACACGTTGACTGTCCAGGTCACGCTGACTACGTTAAAAACATGGTTACTGGTGCTGCCCAAATGGACGGTGCGATAATCGTGGTAGCTGCTACTGACGGTCCTATGCCACAAACTCGTGAGCACATCCTTCTTGCTCGTCAGGTAGGTGTTCCTCAGTTGGTTGTATTTATGAACAAAGTTGACTTAGTTGATGATCCCGAACTACTTGAACTAGTAGAAATGGAAATCAGAGAGCTATTGTCATTCTATAAATTTGACGGTGATAACATTCCGGTTATTCAAGGTTCTGCTTTGGGTGGTTTGAATGGAGAGCCTGAGTGGGTAGCTAAAATCGAAGAGTTGATGGATGCAGTTGATAACTGGATTCCACTTCCTGCTCGTGCTACTGACAAGCCATTCCTTATGCCTGTAGAAGACGTATTCTCGATCACTGGTCGTGGTACTGTTGCTACCGGTCGTATTGAAACTGGTATCATCAACTCTGGTGAGTCAGTTGATATCCTTGGTATGGGTGCTGAAGGTCTTAAATCAGTTGTTACTGGTGTTGAGATGTTCCGTAAAATCCTTGACAGAGGTGAAGCTGGTGACAACGTAGGTCTTCTATTGAGAGGTATTGACAAAGACCAAATCCGTCGTGGTATGGTTATTTGTAAGCCAGGTTCTGTGAAACCTCACACTAAATTCAAAGCTGAGGTTTACGTTCTTTCAAAAGAAGAAGGTGGTCGTCACACTCCATTCTTTAACAAATACCGTCCTCAGTTCTATTTCAGAACCACAGACGTTACAGGTGAGATTTTCCTTCCTGAAAACGTAGAGATGGTAATGCCTGGTGATAACATCACTATTACTGTAAACTTGATCAACGCTATTGCGATGGACAAAGGTCTTCGTTTTGCGATTCGTGAAGGTGGTCGTACAGTAGGTGCTGGTCAGGTAACTGAAATCATCGAGTAA
- a CDS encoding TCR/Tet family MFS transporter, whose product MKDQKGIFFILITVLIDVIGIGIIIPIMPSLYQELTGGSVSEASQYSAYLVFLYALMQFIFSPIIGGLSDQFGRRPVLLFSLFAFGLDYVFLALAPSIVWLFVGRTLAGIAGASFSTANAYIADITEPEKRAQSFGMIGAAFGIGFIIGPSLGGILGEYGNRIPFWVSAGLTLLNWLYGYFILPESLKKENRRKFDIKRANPVGSLMNLKKFPYVFALVLSLFLVNIARFATEGTWSFYTIEKFGWTKMEVGLSLGFVGLMVAIVQGGLIRVIIPKFGQEKSLYYGLVINAIGQLGFAFATNSWMMYAIMVPFAFGGLAGPAFQGIISSHVAVNEQGELQGGLTSLMSVATIIGQPLMLGLFRHFTKEETHLYFPGAPFLLAAILTLVSLFFTIRTINKEKIKV is encoded by the coding sequence GTGAAAGATCAAAAAGGAATTTTCTTTATTCTCATAACCGTACTAATTGACGTTATTGGAATCGGAATAATCATACCAATAATGCCAAGTCTTTATCAGGAGCTCACCGGTGGGTCTGTGAGTGAGGCTTCACAATATTCGGCTTATCTGGTATTTTTATATGCACTTATGCAGTTTATTTTTTCTCCGATCATTGGTGGATTAAGTGATCAGTTTGGCAGAAGGCCTGTTTTGTTATTTTCACTTTTTGCTTTTGGGCTTGACTATGTGTTTCTGGCTTTGGCTCCAAGTATCGTTTGGCTTTTTGTCGGCAGGACTCTTGCAGGTATTGCCGGAGCGAGCTTTAGTACTGCAAATGCCTACATTGCAGATATCACTGAACCCGAAAAGCGAGCTCAGAGCTTTGGAATGATAGGGGCGGCATTTGGAATTGGCTTTATAATAGGCCCGTCGCTGGGAGGGATACTTGGTGAATACGGCAACAGAATACCATTTTGGGTTTCTGCTGGTTTGACTTTGCTTAACTGGTTGTATGGGTATTTTATTTTGCCTGAATCTCTAAAAAAAGAAAACAGAAGGAAATTTGATATCAAGAGGGCAAATCCTGTGGGTAGTTTAATGAACCTGAAGAAATTTCCTTATGTATTTGCTTTAGTATTATCCTTGTTTTTGGTGAATATCGCCCGTTTCGCCACCGAAGGTACCTGGTCATTTTATACAATAGAAAAGTTTGGTTGGACTAAAATGGAAGTGGGACTTTCGCTGGGTTTTGTGGGTTTGATGGTTGCTATCGTTCAGGGGGGGCTAATCAGAGTTATTATTCCCAAATTTGGACAGGAGAAATCTTTGTATTATGGGTTGGTTATCAATGCGATAGGTCAACTAGGCTTTGCTTTTGCGACAAATTCCTGGATGATGTACGCCATTATGGTTCCATTTGCTTTTGGCGGACTTGCCGGCCCGGCATTTCAAGGTATTATCTCAAGTCATGTTGCTGTAAATGAGCAAGGTGAACTTCAAGGTGGATTAACCAGCCTTATGAGTGTTGCCACTATTATTGGTCAGCCATTGATGCTTGGACTGTTCCGGCATTTTACAAAAGAGGAAACTCATTTATATTTTCCCGGTGCACCATTTTTGTTGGCTGCCATTCTCACTTTAGTAAGTTTATTTTTCACTATTAGGACCATAAATAAAGAAAAAATCAAAGTTTAA
- the secE gene encoding preprotein translocase subunit SecE — protein sequence MNKIVQFVKESWHEVTKEVHWPKMNELQGSATLVLIASIIFALVVGSIDFLIDNGLVLLFKSI from the coding sequence ATGAATAAAATTGTTCAATTTGTTAAAGAGTCTTGGCACGAAGTAACCAAAGAGGTACATTGGCCAAAAATGAATGAGTTACAAGGTAGTGCCACACTTGTTCTTATTGCTTCTATCATTTTTGCTTTGGTAGTAGGTAGTATAGATTTTTTAATTGATAATGGCTTGGTACTATTATTCAAATCCATCTAA
- the nusG gene encoding transcription termination/antitermination factor NusG, which yields MSEFNWYVVRAVSQQEKKIKNYIENEAVRRKLTDFIPEILIPSEKIVTVKNGKKTVREKNYFPGYILVNADLNNGEVLHLIKSIPGVIGFLGKNGGASIEPEPLRQSEVNRILGVQDEISEESIDSAVSFVVGESVKVVDGPFNGFEGNVEVVYEDKKKLSVSVKIFGRSTPVELGYLQVEKV from the coding sequence ATGAGCGAGTTTAACTGGTATGTGGTAAGAGCTGTATCACAACAAGAAAAAAAAATCAAGAATTATATTGAGAATGAGGCAGTTAGAAGAAAATTAACTGACTTTATTCCTGAGATTCTTATTCCATCGGAGAAAATAGTAACTGTTAAAAACGGAAAGAAAACGGTTCGTGAAAAAAATTATTTTCCTGGATATATCCTAGTGAATGCAGATCTTAATAATGGTGAAGTATTACACCTTATCAAAAGTATTCCCGGCGTAATTGGGTTTTTAGGAAAAAACGGTGGAGCATCTATTGAGCCTGAGCCATTACGTCAGTCTGAAGTAAATCGTATTTTGGGCGTACAGGATGAAATTTCTGAAGAATCAATCGATTCGGCTGTTTCATTTGTTGTTGGTGAATCTGTAAAAGTGGTTGACGGACCATTTAATGGCTTTGAAGGCAACGTTGAAGTAGTGTATGAAGACAAGAAAAAACTCAGTGTAAGTGTAAAAATATTTGGCAGAAGTACCCCTGTAGAACTGGGTTATTTGCAAGTTGAGAAAGTTTAA
- a CDS encoding acyl-CoA dehydrogenase family protein, with amino-acid sequence MSTVAEKSSLKGGEFLIKETTADQVFVREEFNEEQQMIADTCRDFLRTEVHPILYEIDHAKSPDLISSLMDKAGELGLLGTAVPEAYGGFGMNFNTSMLVAEVLGAGYSFSVAQSAHTGIGTLPILYYGNEEQKQKYLPNLASGVWKAAYCLTEPDSGSDANSGKTKAELTADGKFYKITGQKMWITNGGFADVFIVFAKIEDDKNLTAFIVEKSHGGITMNEPEHKMGIKGSDTRQIFFNDCMVPVENMLSDRENGFKIAVNILNIGRIKLGIAAIGGSKGVLNHAVNYANERKQFGISIGRFGAIKHKLGQMAIKIWASESACYRAGQNIDDLIDTFISEGMTDAKAKLKALEQYAIECAILKVHGSEALDLVTDEGVQIYGGMGYSADAPMDRAYRDSRINRIFEGTNEINRLLILDMYLKRAMKGELDLLGPATSVGKEILSIPDFSLNDDDVVFAAEKKVLKNLKKAALMIAGAAVQKFMMKLSHEQEILMHTADMIIEIYVAESALLRAEKLIAMKGESAVALQKEMAVVNLHDAVAICQASGREAIQAFAEGDELRVMLMGLKRFTKIDPINTKDARRRIADAMLNESKYVF; translated from the coding sequence ATGTCAACCGTAGCTGAAAAATCATCCCTTAAAGGTGGCGAATTCTTAATCAAAGAAACCACTGCTGATCAGGTATTTGTGAGAGAAGAATTTAACGAGGAGCAGCAAATGATAGCCGATACCTGCCGTGATTTTCTTCGAACTGAAGTACATCCGATTTTGTATGAAATAGATCATGCCAAGTCACCCGATTTGATTTCATCATTGATGGACAAGGCCGGAGAACTTGGTTTATTGGGAACGGCAGTTCCGGAAGCTTACGGTGGTTTTGGGATGAATTTCAATACTTCTATGTTGGTTGCAGAAGTTTTGGGTGCGGGTTATTCATTTTCTGTGGCTCAGTCGGCACATACGGGAATCGGCACGCTACCCATTTTATATTATGGAAACGAAGAACAAAAACAAAAATATCTTCCCAACCTGGCTTCTGGTGTTTGGAAAGCCGCTTATTGCTTAACCGAACCTGATTCCGGTTCTGACGCCAACAGTGGTAAAACCAAAGCCGAACTCACTGCCGACGGTAAATTCTATAAAATCACTGGTCAGAAAATGTGGATCACCAATGGTGGCTTTGCTGATGTTTTTATAGTTTTTGCAAAAATCGAAGACGACAAAAACCTTACAGCATTTATTGTTGAAAAATCTCATGGAGGCATCACAATGAATGAACCTGAGCATAAAATGGGAATAAAAGGCTCAGATACCCGTCAGATTTTCTTCAACGACTGCATGGTTCCTGTTGAAAATATGCTTTCTGACAGAGAAAATGGTTTCAAAATAGCGGTTAATATCCTGAATATTGGTCGTATTAAATTGGGAATCGCAGCCATTGGCGGATCAAAAGGTGTGTTGAATCACGCCGTAAACTATGCCAACGAACGCAAACAATTTGGTATTTCTATTGGTAGATTCGGTGCTATTAAACATAAACTGGGACAAATGGCCATAAAAATATGGGCATCGGAGTCAGCTTGTTATCGTGCGGGACAAAATATTGATGATCTGATTGATACCTTTATTTCGGAAGGAATGACTGATGCCAAGGCTAAGCTCAAAGCTCTGGAACAATACGCTATCGAATGTGCAATTTTGAAAGTTCATGGCTCTGAGGCCCTTGATCTGGTAACTGATGAGGGTGTTCAGATTTACGGTGGAATGGGCTATTCGGCCGATGCCCCAATGGATCGTGCTTACCGAGATTCCAGAATCAACAGGATATTTGAAGGCACCAACGAAATCAACAGACTTTTGATACTCGACATGTATCTTAAGCGTGCCATGAAAGGTGAACTCGACCTTTTGGGACCGGCCACGTCTGTAGGAAAAGAGATTCTTTCAATTCCTGATTTCAGTCTTAATGATGATGATGTGGTTTTTGCAGCTGAGAAAAAAGTATTGAAAAATCTTAAAAAAGCTGCTTTGATGATCGCCGGAGCTGCCGTTCAGAAATTTATGATGAAGCTGTCGCATGAGCAGGAAATCCTGATGCATACTGCAGACATGATAATTGAAATATATGTTGCCGAATCGGCACTTTTGAGAGCGGAGAAACTTATTGCCATGAAAGGAGAATCGGCCGTTGCTCTTCAGAAAGAGATGGCTGTGGTAAATCTTCACGATGCTGTTGCAATTTGTCAGGCATCGGGAAGAGAGGCCATTCAGGCCTTTGCTGAAGGTGATGAGTTGAGGGTTATGTTGATGGGTCTGAAAAGGTTTACAAAAATAGACCCTATCAATACCAAAGATGCCCGTCGCAGAATAGCTGATGCAATGCTCAATGAGAGTAAATACGTTTTTTAA
- a CDS encoding LytTR family transcriptional regulator, with product MKTPKILKVSEEARICHFRSDINYTVLHLENGKSYISGYNIKVFEELCLDDFIKVNRSDLINVKSIKNAMLIDKNWMFRLSNGKEVIVSRRRIAKLKENYPNLFKVKY from the coding sequence ATGAAAACTCCAAAAATACTTAAGGTTTCGGAAGAAGCCAGAATCTGCCATTTTAGGTCTGACATCAATTACACCGTTTTGCATCTTGAAAATGGGAAGTCTTATATATCTGGATATAATATTAAAGTCTTTGAGGAATTGTGTTTGGACGATTTTATTAAGGTGAACCGCTCTGACCTGATTAATGTAAAATCAATCAAAAACGCTATGTTGATTGATAAAAACTGGATGTTTAGACTTTCAAATGGTAAGGAAGTGATAGTTTCTCGTCGAAGAATAGCTAAGCTCAAAGAAAATTATCCCAATTTGTTTAAAGTAAAATATTGA
- a CDS encoding type VI secretion system tube protein Hcp — MKKIFKLIFLVILTGFKIQAQDFEMFMDVDGIPGEYVTNPNRASVFTPAPNAQTIAILSSDFIESRTIAKNNNTMEPGNPNLIREMEISFILDKATPLLLEKMWQRQLISSIKIYTDRLYNNGLNQDEFIKTELTDVFIKSISMQSSEESAPVFSMTITFEKIKRSFALRDNYNVLIDTGNFNFNYDTNSVD, encoded by the coding sequence ATGAAAAAAATTTTCAAACTGATATTTTTGGTAATTCTGACGGGGTTTAAAATACAAGCTCAGGATTTTGAAATGTTTATGGATGTGGACGGAATACCCGGCGAATACGTCACCAACCCAAATAGGGCAAGTGTTTTTACACCTGCTCCAAATGCACAAACCATTGCTATATTATCAAGTGACTTTATTGAAAGCCGCACAATTGCTAAGAATAATAATACCATGGAGCCTGGAAATCCTAATTTGATTAGAGAAATGGAAATTTCTTTCATTTTGGATAAGGCTACGCCATTGTTGCTGGAGAAAATGTGGCAGAGGCAACTCATTTCTAGTATCAAAATCTATACTGACCGCCTGTATAACAACGGACTAAATCAGGATGAGTTTATCAAAACCGAACTCACTGATGTTTTTATAAAAAGCATCTCTATGCAGTCCTCAGAAGAAAGTGCACCGGTTTTTAGTATGACCATTACTTTTGAGAAAATTAAAAGGTCGTTTGCTTTGCGTGATAACTATAATGTGTTAATTGACACAGGAAACTTCAATTTCAATTATGATACTAATAGCGTTGACTGA
- a CDS encoding type VI secretion system tube protein Hcp, with the protein MKKYLILFFLTIINFGLFAQGRIFLKYTGPDIVGSSVVSGYAGQVEILNLSYNIYNVVNQNSFGAGPIVSQPSSPGLITFYNLIEKSSPAVGAEFFRGTEFNKIEIRMTKGNNPLLEYFLIELEDAIITSIQSVSQYQEKIQIYSPRIKFTYTPYNNFSQAQPNVVKGWDYLTNTANN; encoded by the coding sequence ATGAAAAAATATTTAATTTTATTCTTTTTGACAATCATTAACTTTGGATTATTTGCCCAAGGTCGCATTTTTTTAAAATACACAGGTCCCGATATAGTTGGTAGTTCAGTGGTCTCGGGGTATGCTGGTCAGGTAGAAATCTTAAATCTATCCTATAATATCTATAATGTCGTCAATCAAAATTCATTTGGTGCTGGCCCGATAGTAAGTCAGCCATCCAGCCCGGGTTTGATAACTTTTTATAATTTAATAGAGAAATCAAGCCCTGCAGTGGGAGCCGAATTTTTCAGAGGTACAGAATTTAATAAAATTGAAATCAGGATGACCAAAGGAAATAACCCATTGTTGGAATATTTTCTAATAGAATTAGAAGATGCAATAATAACCTCCATACAAAGTGTAAGTCAATATCAAGAAAAAATACAGATTTATTCCCCAAGAATCAAATTTACATATACCCCGTACAATAACTTTAGTCAAGCTCAGCCCAATGTGGTAAAAGGCTGGGATTATTTAACCAATACAGCAAATAATTGA
- a CDS encoding TlpA family protein disulfide reductase, which yields MKKILLLVFISLNAFAQDITGVWRGEFPTVIGQMPFNLKFEKNSGKLMAYSLNAEEKIPFDEARISGDSLFLRMELYDAEIHAKIEGDKMTGYFKKKPYNAPLRQANFVAQKNDSRRFINPSPSKKNISGKYLVKFFDGKSTDEVLGVFEQKGTEVTGSILTPTGDYRFLQGNTRNDSLLLSALDGNHVYLFSAKIKGDSLVGGRFCSSFTVTEDWNAVLDPKAELPDAEKLTYLKPGFTSVDFSFKDTKGNVVASTDERFKNKVLVLQIMGSWCPNCMDETQFMTQFYKKYNKKGFEVVGLSFERTEDPAIAHPKINRMVERFKIQYPVVLAGKTTDNDPSKKLPMLNKVMGFPTTIIIDKKGVVRKIHTGFSGPGTGVYYEKYIAGFENFINKLIKE from the coding sequence ATGAAAAAGATATTGCTACTTGTATTTATAAGCCTAAATGCTTTCGCTCAGGACATTACCGGAGTTTGGCGGGGGGAATTCCCAACGGTGATTGGTCAAATGCCCTTCAATCTGAAATTTGAAAAAAACAGTGGTAAGTTGATGGCTTATTCGCTCAATGCCGAAGAAAAAATTCCATTTGATGAAGCCCGCATTTCGGGGGATTCTTTATTTCTCAGAATGGAATTGTATGATGCTGAAATTCACGCCAAAATAGAAGGTGATAAAATGACGGGCTATTTCAAGAAAAAACCTTACAATGCACCGCTTCGTCAGGCCAATTTTGTGGCTCAGAAAAATGATTCAAGAAGATTCATAAACCCCTCCCCTTCTAAAAAGAATATTTCAGGAAAATATCTGGTGAAGTTTTTTGATGGAAAAAGCACCGACGAAGTTTTGGGAGTTTTTGAACAAAAAGGCACAGAAGTTACAGGCTCTATCCTCACTCCTACCGGTGATTACCGATTTTTGCAAGGAAATACCAGAAACGACAGCCTGCTACTTTCAGCTCTTGACGGCAATCATGTATATCTTTTTTCTGCCAAAATTAAAGGTGATAGCCTGGTGGGCGGACGTTTCTGCTCTTCGTTTACCGTAACCGAAGACTGGAATGCAGTGCTAGACCCCAAAGCCGAGCTGCCCGATGCAGAAAAACTCACTTACCTGAAACCCGGCTTTACTTCTGTTGATTTTTCTTTTAAAGATACCAAAGGAAATGTAGTTGCCTCGACCGACGAAAGATTTAAAAACAAGGTTTTGGTGCTGCAAATCATGGGTAGCTGGTGCCCCAACTGCATGGATGAGACCCAATTTATGACGCAGTTCTACAAAAAATACAACAAAAAAGGCTTTGAAGTGGTGGGTTTAAGCTTTGAAAGGACCGAAGACCCTGCAATTGCACATCCAAAAATCAACCGCATGGTGGAGCGTTTCAAAATCCAGTACCCGGTGGTATTGGCCGGAAAAACAACCGACAATGACCCCTCCAAAAAACTCCCGATGCTCAACAAAGTGATGGGTTTCCCGACTACTATCATTATCGACAAAAAAGGAGTTGTCAGGAAAATCCATACCGGCTTCAGCGGGCCGGGAACGGGCGTTTATTATGAGAAATACATTGCCGGGTTTGAGAATTTTATCAATAAACTAATCAAAGAATAG
- a CDS encoding GDP-L-fucose synthase encodes MELSDKIYVAGHRGMVGSAIVRKLKSEGYENIIERTSKELDLRDQKAVFDFFENEKPDFVFLAAAKVGGIIANDTYRGQFIYENLQIQNNIIHASHVNGVKKLMFLGSSCIYPKMAPQPLKEEYLLTGLLEPTNEPYAIAKIAGIKMCEAYRDQYGSNFISVMPTNLYGPNDNYDLNTSHVLPAMIRKFHEAKMEGKPAVELWGTGSPMREFLHANDLADACVYLMKTYDQKEFVNIGTGVDVTIKELAETIKATVGFEGQINWNTDKPDGTPRKLMNVDKLHSLGWKHTIDLKEGIATVYQEYKALHA; translated from the coding sequence TTGGAATTATCCGACAAAATATATGTAGCCGGGCATCGGGGGATGGTTGGATCGGCCATTGTTCGCAAACTAAAAAGTGAAGGTTACGAAAATATAATAGAAAGAACATCCAAAGAACTTGACCTCAGAGACCAAAAGGCGGTGTTTGATTTTTTTGAAAATGAAAAGCCGGATTTCGTATTTTTAGCTGCAGCCAAAGTGGGAGGTATCATCGCTAACGACACCTACCGCGGACAGTTTATCTACGAAAATCTGCAGATTCAGAACAATATTATTCATGCCTCTCATGTCAATGGCGTTAAGAAACTGATGTTTTTGGGGTCATCATGTATTTATCCAAAAATGGCTCCTCAACCCTTGAAAGAGGAGTATCTTTTGACCGGACTATTGGAGCCTACCAATGAGCCCTATGCAATTGCAAAGATTGCCGGTATAAAAATGTGTGAGGCTTATCGGGATCAGTATGGCAGCAATTTTATTTCGGTGATGCCTACCAACCTCTATGGTCCAAATGATAACTATGACTTAAATACCAGCCATGTTTTGCCGGCTATGATCAGGAAATTTCATGAGGCAAAAATGGAAGGTAAACCTGCGGTGGAACTATGGGGTACGGGCTCACCTATGCGGGAGTTTTTACATGCAAATGATCTGGCAGATGCCTGTGTTTATCTGATGAAAACATACGATCAAAAAGAGTTTGTGAATATCGGAACAGGAGTGGATGTGACCATAAAAGAATTAGCCGAGACCATAAAAGCTACAGTAGGATTTGAAGGGCAAATCAACTGGAACACCGATAAACCTGATGGCACCCCGAGAAAATTGATGAACGTAGATAAACTTCATTCTTTGGGCTGGAAGCATACTATTGATCTGAAAGAAGGTATTGCGACGGTGTACCAGGAATACAAAGCTTTGCATGCATAA
- a CDS encoding VTT domain-containing protein translates to MKYPISSMLSFLAFTVLPLFSTSVLSYFLINNQELIQSFGRVQWILITILFTFTSAIALSPPTFLAVIFGYFLGFISIPFLLFINFGAIYLVYVLYKYLDFSWVDNYLQKHQKVQNLLQNIKKDELKIIFFAKLSPVLPFALTNLTFAVSGASIKHIILGGFLGMLPRTLLAIYTGTQAREFSEIIKNPTGDLTAQVIVFGLVIVSVFGLIFVLKKYFKPS, encoded by the coding sequence ATGAAATACCCGATTTCTTCCATGCTCAGTTTTCTGGCTTTTACGGTGTTGCCGCTGTTTAGTACTTCTGTTTTAAGTTATTTTTTGATAAATAATCAGGAGCTAATCCAAAGCTTTGGTCGCGTTCAATGGATTTTGATTACAATACTTTTCACTTTTACTTCCGCAATTGCTTTGAGTCCTCCAACCTTCCTGGCAGTGATATTCGGATATTTTTTAGGGTTTATTTCCATCCCTTTTTTGCTTTTTATCAACTTCGGGGCCATCTATCTGGTTTATGTTTTGTATAAATATCTGGATTTTAGCTGGGTAGATAACTATCTGCAAAAACACCAAAAAGTGCAAAACCTTTTACAAAACATAAAAAAGGACGAGCTCAAAATCATTTTTTTTGCAAAGCTCTCTCCTGTATTACCCTTTGCCTTAACTAACCTCACCTTTGCGGTTTCGGGGGCTTCTATCAAACATATTATTCTCGGAGGATTCCTCGGAATGCTCCCACGTACACTTTTAGCAATTTATACCGGCACTCAGGCCAGAGAATTTAGCGAAATCATTAAAAACCCAACAGGTGACCTTACCGCTCAAGTGATAGTGTTCGGATTGGTAATAGTTTCAGTTTTTGGGCTTATTTTTGTACTGAAAAAATATTTCAAACCCTCATGA
- a CDS encoding deoxyguanosinetriphosphate triphosphohydrolase — protein MNWQTLYSNKRLGAQNTTPRDEIRGDYMRDYDRVVFSSQFRKLQNKTQVFPLPGAVFVHNRLTHSLEVASVGRSLGKAVGEKLAKMHKSLFTENVADFYRFELSDVIQTACLAHDIGNPPFGHFGEEAIRAFFKKYFEDNSAVDFKERQKYDLTKFEGNANAFRILTNIFLQSGLKLTYTSLVSIIKYPSDSVSGFDKKQLKTKKSGFFDAEIEHFRNIVQELGLLKEDAGKEVYSRHPFVYLVEAADDICYRIIDLEDAFRLNVISYQEAENLLLPLFEHDTSKAYIVGKLPQIADEGRKLSLLRAMLINLLTQKCTDAFIAHEAELLSGQLNKSLIDLIDEHSIGVLKQIDRFSFDKIYNHSSVIEKELAGYHVINGLLEDFIGAITMPEGARSQKIRKLIPEEYQFTLSENTYHNFLQVVDFISGMTDVYALDLFRKIRGIQSPGF, from the coding sequence ATGAACTGGCAGACCCTCTATTCCAACAAACGTCTGGGTGCTCAAAACACCACTCCCCGGGATGAAATCCGTGGAGATTATATGCGTGATTATGACAGGGTGGTGTTTAGTTCGCAGTTTAGAAAACTACAAAACAAAACACAGGTCTTTCCCCTTCCCGGGGCAGTTTTTGTACATAACCGATTGACGCACAGTCTCGAAGTGGCCTCAGTGGGTCGTTCGCTTGGAAAAGCAGTAGGAGAGAAATTGGCAAAAATGCATAAAAGTTTATTTACGGAAAATGTTGCCGATTTTTATAGATTTGAGCTTTCAGATGTGATTCAAACCGCCTGCCTGGCCCATGACATTGGAAATCCGCCTTTCGGGCATTTCGGAGAGGAAGCCATCAGAGCTTTTTTTAAGAAATATTTTGAAGACAATAGTGCGGTAGATTTTAAGGAAAGACAAAAATATGATCTGACAAAATTTGAAGGTAACGCCAATGCTTTCAGAATATTGACCAACATTTTTTTGCAATCGGGCTTAAAGCTTACTTATACTTCCCTGGTTTCAATCATTAAATATCCATCAGATTCGGTTTCGGGTTTTGATAAAAAACAATTGAAGACCAAAAAATCCGGGTTTTTTGATGCGGAAATTGAGCATTTCAGAAATATCGTTCAGGAACTGGGTTTGCTAAAAGAAGACGCCGGGAAGGAAGTTTATTCAAGACATCCGTTTGTATATTTGGTGGAGGCTGCGGATGATATTTGCTACCGGATTATTGACCTGGAGGATGCATTCAGGCTCAACGTGATCAGTTATCAGGAGGCCGAAAATCTTTTGCTGCCCTTGTTTGAGCATGACACCAGTAAAGCATATATTGTTGGCAAGCTACCACAAATTGCCGATGAAGGCAGAAAACTTTCCCTATTAAGGGCAATGTTGATTAATCTGCTAACCCAAAAATGCACCGATGCATTCATTGCCCATGAGGCGGAGCTATTGAGCGGTCAACTCAATAAATCCCTGATTGATTTGATTGATGAACATTCTATCGGAGTGCTGAAACAAATCGACCGGTTTTCTTTTGATAAAATTTATAATCATTCTTCTGTTATTGAGAAAGAGTTGGCGGGGTATCATGTAATCAACGGCCTTTTGGAAGATTTCATTGGGGCCATTACCATGCCCGAAGGAGCTCGTTCTCAGAAAATCCGGAAGTTGATACCCGAAGAATACCAATTTACCCTTTCTGAAAACACCTATCATAATTTCCTCCAGGTGGTGGACTTCATTTCAGGCATGACAGACGTCTATGCTCTCGATCTTTTCCGAAAAATCAGAGGGATTCAGTCGCCCGGATTTTGA